In Dromaius novaehollandiae isolate bDroNov1 chromosome 3, bDroNov1.hap1, whole genome shotgun sequence, the following are encoded in one genomic region:
- the LOC112980062 gene encoding left-right determination factor 1-like, translating into MKVLNWHVSIDGGVILLSPLLRLHLWNLLCQWDEAGYKTPAQGTSVPLRQPVTASPPRAAPGTLTRSSLLGGRLRCRRRRMDARFAWMLCALCLVVTVRAFTQEGVKEILLEQLGLSEVPKLHKRDLVNLVIPDHIKNKYISLLKRHRVKRRALPSLAGILRGIPGNADIPGEVLYSDTTRQNLIFDMEGRIPKNSEVTMAELKLFKKPLDRTNLPAKQSHRPVSNARVSVYWVQRQLDGTNRTSLIDSRLVPIQESGWKNFDVTQAVHYWLRNKRREPMLLEVWIEGERVGSYASEMAKAVRFTSQDPTDKALGKPELVLYTLDLEDYGGPGDCKEDARKGKSTCCRQKHYINFRELTWTQYWVIEPAGYQAYQCSGGCLQPGSLLRRFGYGERACAVVESSPLPMMYLVKRDNYTEIEVAEFPNMIVEKCSCVMDNMALV; encoded by the exons ATGAAGGTGTTAAACTGGCATGTGTCTATTGACGGGGGAGTGATCCTTTTAAGTCCTCTGCTTCGTCTCCACTTGTGGAATTTGTTGTGCCAGTGGGACGAGGCTGGCTATAAAACCCCAGCGCAGGGGACCTCCGTCCCGCTCAGGCAGCCCGTGACTGCGTCCCCGCCAAGAGCAGCCCCGGGGACACTCACCCGTTCATCCCTGCTGGGTGGGCGACTGCGTTGCCGACGGAGGAGGATGGACGCGAGGTTCGCCTGGATGCTCTGCGCGCTCTGCCTGGTGGTCACGGTCAGAGCGTTTACCCAGGAAGGGGTCAAGGAGATTTTGCTGGAGCAGCTGGGGCTCTCTGAGGTCCCTAAACTTCATAAGAGAGACCTGGTGAATCTGGTTATCCCAGACCACATAAAGAACAAATACATCTCACTGCTGAAGCGCCACAGGGTGAAGCGCAGAGCTTTGCCGAGCCTGGCCGGCATCCTCAGGGGAATCCCTGGCAACGCAG ACATCCCAGGAGAAGTCCTCTATTCTGATACCACACGCCAGAATCTCATCTTTGACATGGAGGGGAGGATACCTAAAAACAGTGAAGTGACAATGGCTGAACTGAAGCTTTTCAAAAAGCCTCTGGACAGAACAAACCTGCCCGCCAAGCAGTCTCACAGGCCCGTCTCCAACGCCAGAGTCAGCGTGTACTGGGTGCAACGGCAGCTCGATGGGACCAACAGGACCTCCCTGATAGACTCACG GCTGGTTCCCATACAAGAGTCAGGCTGGAAGAACTTTGATGTGACGCAGGCCGTGCATTACTGGCTACGAAACAAGAGGCGGGAGCCAATGCTTCTGGAGGTCTGGATCGAAGGAGAAAGAGTCGGCAGCTATGCTTCGGAAATGGCCAAAGCTGTGCGTTTTACCTCTCAGGACCCCACGGATAAAGCCTTAGGCAAACCTGAATTGGTGCTTTATACCCTCGACTTGGAAGACTATGG gggccctggggactgTAAGGAGGACGCCAGGAAGGGGAAGTCCACCTGCTGCCGGCAGAAGCACTACATCAACTTCCGGGAGCTCACGTGGACCCAGTACTGGGTCATCGAGCCGGCGGGGTACCAGGCCTACCAGTGCTCGGGGGGCTGCCTGCAGCCCGGCAGCCTGCTGCGTCGCTTCGGCTATGGCGAGAGGGCCTGCGCCGTGGTGGagagctcccctctccccatgaTGTACCTCGTCAAGCGGGACAACTACACTGAAATCGAAGTGGCCGAATTTCCGAACATGATTGTCGAGAAGTGCAGCTGCGTTATGGACAACATGGCGCTGGTGTAA